In the genome of Phlebotomus papatasi isolate M1 chromosome 2, Ppap_2.1, whole genome shotgun sequence, one region contains:
- the LOC129801675 gene encoding uncharacterized protein LOC129801675 isoform X1, translating into MSKLSFRARALDPSKPLPIHLAEELPDLPEYSAINRAVPQMPSGMEKEEESEHHLQRAICTGLIIPTPEVFQTDPEFYDRNYPKDYKMPRQLIHMQPISMEQDIPDYDMDSGDEVWVNSRLDLNPYKFEQMMDRLEKSSGQTVITLNEAKALLKQDDEISIAVYDYWLNKRLKTQHPLILSVKTENRGGQTANNPYLAFRRRTEKMQTRKNRKNDEASYEKMLKLRRDLSRAVTLLEMIKRREKAKREHLHLSIEVFEKRYQVRDFSGHLLAEYSSNASKNANRSAFAPLLGNQYSHLAGSHSSASTTSMWPNSNNMSYSAQYSGHHHHHHHHHSQMFGGVKGDMDMGLNLVANSSGSSRKEKRQYKKRKHKYIPRSAQGSSSIGTSSAANLIPGGGDSVVSSEEDDLLYSLSQGGAGEMSEDEGTYAFRRNLNCQYKKPIHSGVGAWSRVSRARNTCPSYRCKFTLGSVSDNERSFVRRRVGRGGRIVIDRLSTDVDDVWSKLDYTIFDSWKAQKEAEQPIVVKLEDVEGRGEGVCNGEGSEVTVLKSDNETVPNSVSPLRDDCVDWCEQDMEDYEDIVPQNVREMLRKGDFTRESLSCYRPKRPAIVSHSPSPVPELLEDRDVHLEIQAIEDRSLTCDFLLSDNIFYPTPFTLDDLISSSDLNLDSDFTTSLHDDTTSDTQPDVSIGCSKFTVADASGSHKSEASPSKALQSSTRTSRRASTERMESENIADTSNDSDDVPLVAYQIESQAAAAAAAAAAAAGASTSSAGVSEAQGIVLGLSTPSRSVLNGSNDNKNVVARSRSNLFQAVSSGTSQQSLVTLTQAQPQVFLTHQPVFQGTNKVVMHTASPVTTSPTQKLMVSQPKGRFSALPGSTSGPSIKVNSMGSLKTDVSTAQTIGHLTTTADGKIATIKSQPSRGGLNMVIDVDRKRIMYANLKNSSQAVTSGQQFVTQINPRMVNIVPIQQIKTQGELQGTVQAGASASASAGASPTSVNNTGNAGR; encoded by the exons ATGTCAAAGCTGTCTTTCCGGGCGAGGGCTCTGGACCCCTCGAAGCCCCTCCCGATCCACCTGGCGGAGGAGCTGCCCGACCTGCCAGAGTACTCGGCCATCAACAGGGCTGTGCCCCAGATGCCCAGCGGCATGGAAAAGGAAGAGGAGTCT GAGCATCATTTGCAACGTGCCATCTGCACTGGCCTCATCATCCCAACACCTGAGGTTTTTCAGACCGATCCTGAGTTCTATGACAGGAACTATCCCAAGGATTACAAAATGCCGCGCCAGTTGATTCACATGCAGC CCATCAGCATGGAGCAGGATATCCCGGACTATGATATGGACAGCGGGGATGAAGTGTGGGTTAATTCACGGTTGGACCTGAATCCATACAAGTTTGAGCAGATGATGGATCGTCTGGAGAAGAGTTCCGGGCAGACTGTCATTACGCTGAATGAGGCGAAGGCTCTACTTAAGCAGGATGACGAAATCAGTATTGCAGTGTACGATTATTGGCTCAATAAGCGACTTAAAACG caaCATCCTCTGATACTCTCTGTGAAGACGGAGAATCGGGGCGGACAGACAGCCAATAATCCCTATTTGGCATTTAGAAGGCGAACTGAAAAGATGCAAACGCGGAAGAATCGCAAGAATGACGAGGCTTCTTACGAGAAAATGCTCAAATTGAG ACGAGACCTCAGTCGAGCAGTCACCCTTCTGGAGATGATCAAGAGGCGTGAGAAGGCAAAGCGAGAGCATCTGCACTTGAGCATTGAGGTATTTGAGAAGAGATACCAAGTTCGGGATTTCAGTGGACATCTTTTGGCGGAATATTCATCAAATGCTTCCAAAAATGCcaa CAGATCTGCTTTCGCTCCACTCCTAGGCAATCAATACTCACACTTAGCCGGATCGCATTCGTCCGCGTCGACGACGTCCATGTGGCCGAATTCGAACAATATGAGCTATTCAGCTCAGTATTCTggccatcatcatcatcaccaCCATCACCACTCACAGATGTTCGGAGGAGTTAAGGGTGACATGGATATGGGGCTTAATCTGGTGGCCAATAGCAGTGGATCGTCGCGCAAGGAGAAGAGACAGTACAAGAAGAGGAAACATAAATACATTCCACGTAGTGCTCAGGGTAGCAGCTCGATAGGAACGTCCAGCGCAGCAAACTTAATTCCAG GTGGCGGAGATTCTGTGGTGTCGTCGGAGGAGGATGATTTGCTTTACAGTCTGTCACAGGGCGGAGCTGGGGAAATGTCGGAGGATGAGGGCACGTATGCCTTCCGACGGAACCTGAACTGTCAATACAAAAAGCCAATTCACAGTGGGGTGGGAGCGTGGTCGCGAGTGTCGCGTGCGAGAAATACCTGTCCCAGCTATCGGTGTAAGTTTACGCTAGGCTCCGTGAGTGATAACGAACGGAGTTTTGTGCGGAGACGTGTTGGTCGAGGAGGGAGGATAGTGATTGATCGGTTGTCCACTGATGTGGACGATGTGTGGTCTAAGTTGGATTATACAATTTTCGACAGTTGGAAGGCACAAAAAGAAGCCGAACAGCCGATTGTTGTAAAGCTGGAGGACGTGGAGGGTCGAGGGGAAGGTGTGTGCAACGGTGAAGGTAGTGAGGTGACAGTATTGAAGTCAGACAATGAGACAGTGCCGAATAGTGTGAGTCCACTACGAGATGATTGTGTGGATTGGTGTGAGCAGGATATGGAGGACTATGAAGACATTGTGCCACAAAATGTGCGCGAAATGTTAAGAAAAGGTGATTTTACGCGGGAATCTCTGTCGTGCTATCGACCAAAACGTCCTGCGATAGTGTCACATTCACCATCCCCAGTTCCGGAACTCCTTGAGGACAGAGATGTCCATTTGGAGATTCAAGCGATTGAAGATAGGAGTCTTACGTGTGATTTTCTTCTCTCGGACAACATCTTCTACCCCACACCCTTCACCCTAGATGATCTTATAAGTTCTAGTGATCTCAATTTAGACAGTGATTTCACCACCAGCCTCCACGATGACACAACCTCAGATACCCAGCCAGATGTCAGTATCGGATGCTCCAAGTTTACTGTGGCAGATGCCTCAGGAAGTCACAAGTCTGAAGCGTCACCCAGTAAAGCCCTACAGAGCAGCACAAGGACATCCAGGAGAGCGTCCACTGAGAGGATGGAAAGTGAAAATATCGCAGACACATCCAATGACAGTGATGATGTTCCTCTCGTGGCCTACCAGATTGAGTCCCAGGCAgctgcagcagcagcagcagcagcagccgCCGCTGGGGCATCAACATCATCCGCGGGAGTTTCAGAGGCACAAGGAATCGTCCTGGGACTCTCGACGCCCTCCAGGAGTGTCCTCAATGGCTCCAATGACAACAAGAATG TTGTGGCGCGGAGTAGAAGCAACCTGTTTCAGGCTGTGTCCTCGGGCACTAGTCAGCAGAGTTTAGTGACATTGACGCAGGCTCAGCCGCAGGTTTTTCTAACGCACCAGCCCGTCTTCCAGGGCACAAATAAAGTGGTGATGCATACCGCTAGCCCTGTCACCACATCACCTACGCAGAAATTGATGGTGTCGCAGCCAAAGGGGCGCTTTAGTGCCCTTCCGGGTTCCACAAGTGGCCCAAGTATCAAAGTAAATTCAATGGGCAGCTTAAAGACGGATGTTTCGACGGCTCAGACAATTGGACACCTCACAACGACGGCCGATGGGAAGATTGCCACGATAAAGTCTCAGCCGTCGAGAGGGGGACTCAATATGGTGATCGATGTGGATAGAAAGAGGATTATGTATGCCAATCTGAAGAATAGCAGTCAGGCAGTGACTTCGGGGCAGCAATTTGTTACGCAAATCAATCCGCGGATGGTGAATATCGTACCCATTCAGCAGATCAAGACACAGGGAGAGCTCCAGGGGACCGTTCAGGCGGGGGCGTCGGCGTCAGCGTCCGCTGGAGCATCACCGACATCAGTGAACAACACGGGGAATGCTGGAAGATGA
- the LOC129801715 gene encoding trypsin-1-like produces MKILIVLSTLLAVSLALPTLPVSSVGSGRIVGGVDALPGEFPQICSLQWVILTASTHVCGASVINHNWVMTAAHCITETPNVGRLEVLCGKHNLAITEPHQARVGIANSILHENWVPGAVGPFDIALIRLSAPLVYNPWIQPVVLPTAGSHPSGASTIIGWGNTSGGTIPNNPNILQKAPVPIIDYGVCRSALEELQAGHVFDDTKVCTGPLTGGISACSGDSGSPVLQAGGVQVGIVSWGFIPCGQVGAPSVHTRVSHFIQWINNIVD; encoded by the exons ATGAAGATCCTCATTGTGCTATCAACTCTTTTGGCCGTTTCCCTGGCCCTTCCCA CTCTTCCTGTCTCTTCTGTGGGAAGTGGAAGGATTGTGGGGGGTGTAGATGCCCTACCGGGTGAATTTCCCCAAATATGTTCCCTTCAATGGGTTATCCTAACGGCTAGCACTCACGTCTGCGGTGCCTCAGTCATCAACCACAATTGGGTCATGACTGCTGCTCACTGCATCACTGAGACTCCCAATGTCGGTCGTCTTGAAGTTCTCTGTGGAAAGCACAATTTGGCCATCACTGAGCCTCATCAAGCACGAGTTGGAATTGCAAATTCCATCCTTCATGAGAACTGGGTGCCAGGCGCTGTTGGGCCTTTCGATATTGCTCTT ATTCGCCTGTCTGCTCCTCTGGTCTACAATCCCTGGATCCAGCCAGTAGTACTCCCAACTGCTGGTAGTCATCCTTCTGGAGCCAGTACTATTATTGGTTGGGGCAATACATCCGGTGGAACAATCCCCAATAATCCCAATATCCTCCAAAAGGCTCCAGTGCCTATCATTGATTATGGCGTTTGCCGCAGCGCCCTGGAAGAACTCCAGGCTGGTCATGTATTCGACGATACTAAGGTGTGCACCGGACCCCTCACAGGAGGCATTAGTGCTTGCAGTGGCGACTCTGGCTCTCCAGTCCTTCAGGCAGGTGGTGTTCAGGTGGGCATTGTATCCTGGGGATTCATTCCATGCGGACAAGTAGGAGCACCATCAGTCCACACCCGTGTATCCCACTTTATTCAATGGATCAACAACATCGTCGACTGA
- the LOC129801675 gene encoding uncharacterized protein LOC129801675 isoform X2 gives MSKLSFRARALDPSKPLPIHLAEELPDLPEYSAINRAVPQMPSGMEKEEESEHHLQRAICTGLIIPTPEVFQTDPEFYDRNYPKDYKMPRQLIHMQPISMEQDIPDYDMDSGDEVWVNSRLDLNPYKFEQMMDRLEKSSGQTVITLNEAKALLKQDDEISIAVYDYWLNKRLKTQHPLILSVKTENRGGQTANNPYLAFRRRTEKMQTRKNRKNDEASYEKMLKLRRDLSRAVTLLEMIKRREKAKREHLHLSIEVFEKRYQVRDFSGHLLAEYSSNASKNAKSAFAPLLGNQYSHLAGSHSSASTTSMWPNSNNMSYSAQYSGHHHHHHHHHSQMFGGVKGDMDMGLNLVANSSGSSRKEKRQYKKRKHKYIPRSAQGSSSIGTSSAANLIPGGGDSVVSSEEDDLLYSLSQGGAGEMSEDEGTYAFRRNLNCQYKKPIHSGVGAWSRVSRARNTCPSYRCKFTLGSVSDNERSFVRRRVGRGGRIVIDRLSTDVDDVWSKLDYTIFDSWKAQKEAEQPIVVKLEDVEGRGEGVCNGEGSEVTVLKSDNETVPNSVSPLRDDCVDWCEQDMEDYEDIVPQNVREMLRKGDFTRESLSCYRPKRPAIVSHSPSPVPELLEDRDVHLEIQAIEDRSLTCDFLLSDNIFYPTPFTLDDLISSSDLNLDSDFTTSLHDDTTSDTQPDVSIGCSKFTVADASGSHKSEASPSKALQSSTRTSRRASTERMESENIADTSNDSDDVPLVAYQIESQAAAAAAAAAAAAGASTSSAGVSEAQGIVLGLSTPSRSVLNGSNDNKNVVARSRSNLFQAVSSGTSQQSLVTLTQAQPQVFLTHQPVFQGTNKVVMHTASPVTTSPTQKLMVSQPKGRFSALPGSTSGPSIKVNSMGSLKTDVSTAQTIGHLTTTADGKIATIKSQPSRGGLNMVIDVDRKRIMYANLKNSSQAVTSGQQFVTQINPRMVNIVPIQQIKTQGELQGTVQAGASASASAGASPTSVNNTGNAGR, from the exons ATGTCAAAGCTGTCTTTCCGGGCGAGGGCTCTGGACCCCTCGAAGCCCCTCCCGATCCACCTGGCGGAGGAGCTGCCCGACCTGCCAGAGTACTCGGCCATCAACAGGGCTGTGCCCCAGATGCCCAGCGGCATGGAAAAGGAAGAGGAGTCT GAGCATCATTTGCAACGTGCCATCTGCACTGGCCTCATCATCCCAACACCTGAGGTTTTTCAGACCGATCCTGAGTTCTATGACAGGAACTATCCCAAGGATTACAAAATGCCGCGCCAGTTGATTCACATGCAGC CCATCAGCATGGAGCAGGATATCCCGGACTATGATATGGACAGCGGGGATGAAGTGTGGGTTAATTCACGGTTGGACCTGAATCCATACAAGTTTGAGCAGATGATGGATCGTCTGGAGAAGAGTTCCGGGCAGACTGTCATTACGCTGAATGAGGCGAAGGCTCTACTTAAGCAGGATGACGAAATCAGTATTGCAGTGTACGATTATTGGCTCAATAAGCGACTTAAAACG caaCATCCTCTGATACTCTCTGTGAAGACGGAGAATCGGGGCGGACAGACAGCCAATAATCCCTATTTGGCATTTAGAAGGCGAACTGAAAAGATGCAAACGCGGAAGAATCGCAAGAATGACGAGGCTTCTTACGAGAAAATGCTCAAATTGAG ACGAGACCTCAGTCGAGCAGTCACCCTTCTGGAGATGATCAAGAGGCGTGAGAAGGCAAAGCGAGAGCATCTGCACTTGAGCATTGAGGTATTTGAGAAGAGATACCAAGTTCGGGATTTCAGTGGACATCTTTTGGCGGAATATTCATCAAATGCTTCCAAAAATGCcaa ATCTGCTTTCGCTCCACTCCTAGGCAATCAATACTCACACTTAGCCGGATCGCATTCGTCCGCGTCGACGACGTCCATGTGGCCGAATTCGAACAATATGAGCTATTCAGCTCAGTATTCTggccatcatcatcatcaccaCCATCACCACTCACAGATGTTCGGAGGAGTTAAGGGTGACATGGATATGGGGCTTAATCTGGTGGCCAATAGCAGTGGATCGTCGCGCAAGGAGAAGAGACAGTACAAGAAGAGGAAACATAAATACATTCCACGTAGTGCTCAGGGTAGCAGCTCGATAGGAACGTCCAGCGCAGCAAACTTAATTCCAG GTGGCGGAGATTCTGTGGTGTCGTCGGAGGAGGATGATTTGCTTTACAGTCTGTCACAGGGCGGAGCTGGGGAAATGTCGGAGGATGAGGGCACGTATGCCTTCCGACGGAACCTGAACTGTCAATACAAAAAGCCAATTCACAGTGGGGTGGGAGCGTGGTCGCGAGTGTCGCGTGCGAGAAATACCTGTCCCAGCTATCGGTGTAAGTTTACGCTAGGCTCCGTGAGTGATAACGAACGGAGTTTTGTGCGGAGACGTGTTGGTCGAGGAGGGAGGATAGTGATTGATCGGTTGTCCACTGATGTGGACGATGTGTGGTCTAAGTTGGATTATACAATTTTCGACAGTTGGAAGGCACAAAAAGAAGCCGAACAGCCGATTGTTGTAAAGCTGGAGGACGTGGAGGGTCGAGGGGAAGGTGTGTGCAACGGTGAAGGTAGTGAGGTGACAGTATTGAAGTCAGACAATGAGACAGTGCCGAATAGTGTGAGTCCACTACGAGATGATTGTGTGGATTGGTGTGAGCAGGATATGGAGGACTATGAAGACATTGTGCCACAAAATGTGCGCGAAATGTTAAGAAAAGGTGATTTTACGCGGGAATCTCTGTCGTGCTATCGACCAAAACGTCCTGCGATAGTGTCACATTCACCATCCCCAGTTCCGGAACTCCTTGAGGACAGAGATGTCCATTTGGAGATTCAAGCGATTGAAGATAGGAGTCTTACGTGTGATTTTCTTCTCTCGGACAACATCTTCTACCCCACACCCTTCACCCTAGATGATCTTATAAGTTCTAGTGATCTCAATTTAGACAGTGATTTCACCACCAGCCTCCACGATGACACAACCTCAGATACCCAGCCAGATGTCAGTATCGGATGCTCCAAGTTTACTGTGGCAGATGCCTCAGGAAGTCACAAGTCTGAAGCGTCACCCAGTAAAGCCCTACAGAGCAGCACAAGGACATCCAGGAGAGCGTCCACTGAGAGGATGGAAAGTGAAAATATCGCAGACACATCCAATGACAGTGATGATGTTCCTCTCGTGGCCTACCAGATTGAGTCCCAGGCAgctgcagcagcagcagcagcagcagccgCCGCTGGGGCATCAACATCATCCGCGGGAGTTTCAGAGGCACAAGGAATCGTCCTGGGACTCTCGACGCCCTCCAGGAGTGTCCTCAATGGCTCCAATGACAACAAGAATG TTGTGGCGCGGAGTAGAAGCAACCTGTTTCAGGCTGTGTCCTCGGGCACTAGTCAGCAGAGTTTAGTGACATTGACGCAGGCTCAGCCGCAGGTTTTTCTAACGCACCAGCCCGTCTTCCAGGGCACAAATAAAGTGGTGATGCATACCGCTAGCCCTGTCACCACATCACCTACGCAGAAATTGATGGTGTCGCAGCCAAAGGGGCGCTTTAGTGCCCTTCCGGGTTCCACAAGTGGCCCAAGTATCAAAGTAAATTCAATGGGCAGCTTAAAGACGGATGTTTCGACGGCTCAGACAATTGGACACCTCACAACGACGGCCGATGGGAAGATTGCCACGATAAAGTCTCAGCCGTCGAGAGGGGGACTCAATATGGTGATCGATGTGGATAGAAAGAGGATTATGTATGCCAATCTGAAGAATAGCAGTCAGGCAGTGACTTCGGGGCAGCAATTTGTTACGCAAATCAATCCGCGGATGGTGAATATCGTACCCATTCAGCAGATCAAGACACAGGGAGAGCTCCAGGGGACCGTTCAGGCGGGGGCGTCGGCGTCAGCGTCCGCTGGAGCATCACCGACATCAGTGAACAACACGGGGAATGCTGGAAGATGA